The uncultured Methanobrevibacter sp. region AGGATTTTCAAATATTGCAGAGTTTGGATTCAGCTTTATTCATGTGATTTTACCAATAATCATTGGAATATTGACATTAATAATATTTGTTAAACGTCAAAACAAAATTGAAAATCCTCTTGTTAACTTAATAGTACTGAAAAATAAGTATTTTGTATATGGGACTGTTTTTGCAGCATTACTATACTTTATGATGTGCGGAATCAATGTAATGGTACCGTTGTTTGTACAAAATGTTGCATATTACTCTCCAACGGAATCTGGACTCATATTGTTCCCTGCAGCAATAATCATGATTGTGTTCAATTTCATAAGCCCTATAATGGCCGATAAGATTGGAATAAAACCAGTTTTAATAGCCTCATCAATTGTGAATATTATCGGATTTGCTTGCATGATGACTTATAATATGAATTCCACATTTGAATATCTGTTGGCTACTCAGTTAATCAGGGGAATCGGCTGTGGGCTTGGTTTATCACCTGCCATTACATGGGCAATGAGTGTTGTTGCAGGTGATGTTGAGGATGCAACTGCAGTCAACAACACCACAAGGCAGGTCGTAGGAGCTATAGGATCATCAGTTACAGTTGTGATAATGCAGATATTGGCAAATGGAAAAATTACTCATAATCAGTTTTCCGTTAATTCATTTAGTATGACTTCATTAATGATGATAATAATAACTGTGGTCTTGTTAATAATAACAATACTGTTTATAAAAAATAAAAAGGACATTGTGGATTATTGACAGTGACTATATTATATTTCATTTATTGATTATTATATCCAATTTTGTTAGAGCATTTGATAAGCAATATTTGTTCGTAAATTAGGAAACAATTTAACTAAATGTAGTAGATAATTTGAAGTGTGTTACGCCAACGCCAACATGAAGCGGTTAAAAGGAACCAGAAGTTGCATAATCCTGATTCGCCGTTGCTGATTGGTGATGTTAATGATGGTGATCTTGTAATGGAAGTTAATGAACCTAGCTGCATTGACACACAACAAAAACTAATTTGAAAATTCCTTTATATTCGATAATGAAATATATATTTTAATTCTATTAGAATTAAATATTAAATCATTTTTTTTGCTGTTATAAAGCATAATAAAAAAGTAATGAAATGGGCCCGACGGGAATTGAACCCGCGACAACAAGGTTAAGAGCCAAGTGCTCTGCCAGACTGAGCTACGGGCCCCATTGAAAATTCATAAAAATAACAATAATATTTTACAATTTACCCTATTTAACTGTTTTGTTTTGTGCAGGTAATTCATTTAAATCAAACTCTCAAAAGTGTAAATCTAATTAAATTTTGAAAGTATTGTCATGGTCTATTCTCGCAGGTCTGGTGGCATGATTTCTTGTTGGCGTCTGCAGGTGTGACATTTTTTTGATGGAGAAAAATGGGTCTATTTGAATGAAGTCTTTTCCATACAATTTGCGTTGTACCGTATCATTTTATTTTGTATCCTAATGATATGATTGCGTCAAGATTATATCATTTTTGAGATCTTCCTTGATTATTTGATTTTTTTAAGGATTTCTTAATAAAAATCCAATCCAAAAATTTAATCACGGGGAAAGCAAATATAAAATTATATTTTTGTTTAAAAGTCAGCATGTAAAAATATTTTTTAAAATTAGGCACTTTCAATAACTTAAGTGATTTTTAGTAAATCGCATTGTCCTCATCCCAATACTTTAGTTTTAGATTGAATCTTTTTAAAATTCCTTTATCTG contains the following coding sequences:
- a CDS encoding DHA2 family efflux MFS transporter permease subunit, which gives rise to MEFENKSGLITLIILIMASAVTLISQSIVTTSLPYYMDDFAISSATAQWTYSVFLLVLGVMIPPTAYITKRFKIKTILITSLILFIIGSLICFLSTNFEMLIVGRILEAMGTGILMPIGQILIFKIMPEEKWGFFMGLMGFLVGIVPAMGPTIGGIIIDLFNWRVIFEFLAIITVVILVLSILLANFELETQNYPLDFSSLILSIIFCVGLMIGFSNIAEFGFSFIHVILPIIIGILTLIIFVKRQNKIENPLVNLIVLKNKYFVYGTVFAALLYFMMCGINVMVPLFVQNVAYYSPTESGLILFPAAIIMIVFNFISPIMADKIGIKPVLIASSIVNIIGFACMMTYNMNSTFEYLLATQLIRGIGCGLGLSPAITWAMSVVAGDVEDATAVNNTTRQVVGAIGSSVTVVIMQILANGKITHNQFSVNSFSMTSLMMIIITVVLLIITILFIKNKKDIVDY